A single region of the Paraconexibacter algicola genome encodes:
- a CDS encoding MFS transporter yields the protein MTLGGARYRRVLATPGVAPLYALTVLGRVPIGLVTIALVLFLREETGSFTVAGLAAAGYALGTGLVAPFLGRLIDRLGQRPVLLPLAVVHATSMACLVPLGHADVHPAVLVAVAWVTGATVPPLSSALRALWPTLLGEERDELLPAALALDAIAIELIFVTGPLLVAAAAAVLVPEAALLFGAALTLAGTVAFVAQPASRATGPSVRTGDHGLLGAMAAPGVRAVVLCTVPAGFCFGATEVALPAFARAEGAPDAAGLLLAAWALTSAAGGFAYGARSWTSPVAQRWPLLLLGCGVTFLPLALAPSVAVMVPLAMVAGCCIAPAITAGNELVGRLAPSGVGTEAYTWVTMALVGGIAGGNAVAGALAEGPGWRAAVLTAAIVALAGGALATTRRRALVAAPSLSGAEAPR from the coding sequence TGACCGTCCTTGGTCGCGTGCCGATCGGGCTGGTGACGATCGCGCTGGTCCTGTTCCTGCGCGAGGAGACCGGATCGTTCACGGTCGCCGGACTGGCGGCGGCGGGGTACGCGCTGGGCACCGGGCTCGTCGCGCCGTTCCTGGGACGGCTGATCGACCGGCTGGGCCAGCGGCCCGTCCTCCTCCCGCTCGCCGTCGTGCACGCGACGAGCATGGCCTGCCTGGTCCCGTTGGGGCACGCGGACGTCCACCCCGCCGTGCTGGTCGCGGTCGCATGGGTGACCGGCGCGACCGTCCCGCCGCTGTCGAGCGCGCTGCGCGCCCTGTGGCCGACGCTCCTGGGCGAGGAGCGCGACGAGCTGCTGCCGGCCGCGCTGGCGCTCGACGCGATCGCGATCGAGCTGATCTTCGTGACCGGTCCGCTGCTGGTGGCGGCCGCGGCGGCGGTCCTCGTGCCCGAGGCGGCGCTGCTCTTCGGGGCGGCGCTGACGCTCGCGGGGACGGTCGCATTCGTGGCGCAGCCGGCGTCGCGCGCGACGGGGCCGTCGGTGCGGACCGGGGATCACGGCCTGCTGGGCGCGATGGCGGCACCGGGGGTCCGCGCGGTGGTGCTGTGCACGGTGCCCGCCGGGTTCTGCTTCGGGGCGACGGAGGTCGCGCTGCCGGCGTTCGCGCGCGCGGAAGGCGCCCCGGACGCCGCGGGCCTGCTGCTGGCGGCGTGGGCGCTGACGAGCGCCGCGGGCGGCTTCGCCTACGGGGCGCGGTCGTGGACGTCGCCGGTGGCGCAGCGCTGGCCGCTGCTCCTGCTGGGGTGCGGCGTGACGTTCCTGCCGCTCGCGCTGGCGCCGTCGGTCGCCGTGATGGTGCCGCTGGCGATGGTCGCGGGCTGCTGCATCGCCCCGGCGATCACGGCGGGGAACGAGCTCGTCGGGCGGCTCGCCCCGTCGGGGGTCGGGACGGAGGCCTACACGTGGGTGACGATGGCGCTCGTCGGCGGGATCGCGGGCGGCAACGCGGTCGCGGGCGCGCTGGCGGAGGGGCCGGGCTGGCGGGCCGCGGTGCTGACCGCGGCGATCGTCGCGCTGGCGGGCGGTGCGCTGGCCACGACCCGGCGTCGAGCGCTGGTCGCCGCTCCGTCCCTGTCCGGCGCCGAGGCGCCTCGCTAG